The Mesoterricola silvestris sequence CCGGCGCCACTTGGATGCTCCGGGGGCAGGACAGGGCCAACCCCTCATCGGGGATTTCCCCGTTCAAGGGCCCCCTGGCCCACCCAGCCAAGACTCCGGGCAAGGGCTACTGCCCCGCCCAGGCCGCAAGCGGTGATGCCCCAACCCCGTTGGAGAAGCAATGGCTCGCCCTTTCACCACCGTGACCCCATTACCCGAGGAGATTCCGTTTCGCCTATCCGTGATCCCATGGCCAAGGCCTTGGACCTTGCGAAGTTCTCCTTACCGGAGAGGCCCTGAAAGGGGTCCATGTCCGGTTGGGGTTGATCGTGTCAGGGCGCCGTGATCCAGGAGGCAACCAGCCTGTAGACTCCGGCGTCATGAAACAAGAGACCACGCACTTGGACGTCATCACCATTGGCGAAGGAGGCGGCGCCATGAAGCTGGGTTCCGGCCTGTCGGTAGACCTGGACCGTGGTCGCCCCAGTAAGGGTGGTGAAGGCCGACCCAGTGGGCAAGGTCAAAGTGAACACCGCCTGGGACCCGCTTGCCGTGTAATTGGAGACCAATCCGTGCATACCCTGCTGCACAAGGCGAACCTGACTGGCTCCCAGGGAACTCGAGCCCCCCATCATGCCGCCACCCATCATCCCGGAGGCGCTCGGTACTTCGATCCGCTGTCCCTTGGTCAGCGTCGCCGCGCTGAAGGTCGGTACGAAAGGCAGATTCGTGAGATCGACGCCGTCCGCATCGAAGCTGTACGGAGTGGCTGCGGGAATGGTCACCGACAGGGCAGCCGCGATAGAAGAGGTCATCATCCCGCCACCCTGGCCGCTGCCCATGGCCACCGTCACCTGGGTGGGCGGGTTCCCAGTGATGGTCGTCACCACCCCGCCTCCCATCATTCCGCCGGAACCGATGCCCATGGACTCCACCCTTTGCGCCAGATAGGTTCCATCCGCCTGGAGTGCCGCATCGACGTTCACCATCATGGCAGCGGCCATGGAACCCATGCCCGTGAAGCCCGTGCCTGCAAAGGTAGTGTTGGCATCCGTCTTGAACGTCGCCTGCTGCATCCCCATCATCGAGCCCATGGAGAACTGCGACCCTGAAACCGCGGAAATGACACCGGTCCGGCGCTGCATCGTGCCCAGCCAGGGATTCGTCCCGGTCCCAGAGGCCGTGCCCGTGGTCGCGGTCATTACCGGCGTGAGGGTGACGTTGCCGGACCCATCGATGGCCACGGAGGCCCCCATGTCCATGTCGAAGCTCAGAGCCATGGGCGAAGTTCCCACCGTCATGGCCGGGCTGAAGGGAACCGTAGCGGTGAAGGGACCGGCCAGAGTCTTCTGTTTGTAGGCCAGGGCCACAGGGTCCATGTAGCCCATGGACACTCCGGAAAACGTCACCATAGCCTGGGTGTAAGTTCCCTGCGTAAGGGCCACCGAGGAAACAGGTTGCACGTTGGCCATCAACTGCATCATTTCCATGGGGGAGGTGGAAGGTACGACATTCACCGTCCCACCGCCCGCCTGTGTGAGGGTGATGGCATTCACGTTCATGCCGAAGGCCATGATCCAGTCGGCCGGGGCATCCCCCATGTTCACCTGCACGGTGGTGGTGCTCGCCGCGGCGGGAGGTGTAACCAGATCGGCGGTGGAGGCGATCCAGGTCGAAACCAGTTTGTAGGTTCCGGCATCATCGAACAGCAGTCCACGGACCTGAACATTGTCGCCATTGGCCAAGGTGGTAAGTCCCCGGAGTTGAGTTCCGGCCTGCTGATAGACCTGGACGGTGTTGGCCCCCGTCAGGGTGGTAAAGGCCGAATCCGAGGACAGGGTCAGGGTGAAGGCGCCCTGGGAGCCGCTGG is a genomic window containing:
- a CDS encoding DUF5666 domain-containing protein, which translates into the protein MAFRIQWHPMGLGVMSLAGLVMLGCGGGSSSPAPMPQPPVATTTSVQVNLGDSPADWIMAFGMTVNSIKLTGSDGSTVETVPVASPMEMMQLMANVQPVSSLAVTRGTYTQATVSFSAVTMGYLDPVSHTYKQKTMAGPYAATVPFNPVMTVGTTPLALSLDMDMGSSVAIDGSGNVTLAPVMTASMAPVSGTGTNPWLGTMQHRVGVVSSVSGPQFTMGAMMGMQQVTFTTNASTQFTGSGLAAMGSMATGMMVNVDAALQADGSILAQRVEAMGAGASGMMGGGLVTAITGNPPTQISLAANSGQGGGMMPSGIAGTLTVTLPAATPYSYDADGVDLANLPFTPAFGAASLAKGQRVEVVSTAGMMGGGMMGGSGSLTASQVRLEQQGLHGLVSAYAASGSQGAFTLTLSSDSAFTTLTGANTVQVYQQAGTQLRGLTTLANGDNVQVRGLLFDDAGTYKLVSTWIASTADLVTPPAAASTTTVQVNMGDAPADWIMAFGMNVNAITLTQAGGGTVNVVPSTSPMEMMQLMANVQPVSSVALTQGTYTQAMVTFSGVSMGYMDPVALAYKQKTLAGPFTATVPFSPAMTVGTSPMALSFDMDMGASVAIDGSGNVTLTPVMTATTGTASGTGTNPWLGTMQRRTGVISAVSGSQFSMGSMMGMQQATFKTDANTTFAGTGFTGMGSMAAAMMVNVDAALQADGTYLAQRVESMGIGSGGMMGGGVVTTITGNPPTQVTVAMGSGQGGGMMTSSIAAALSVTIPAATPYSFDADGVDLTNLPFVPTFSAATLTKGQRIEVPSASGMMGGGMMGGSSSLGASQVRLVQQGMHGLVSNYTASGSQAVFTLTLPTGSAFTTLTGATTVQVYRQAGTQLHGAASFANGDDVQVRGLLFHDAGVYRLVASWITAP